One Apostichopus japonicus isolate 1M-3 chromosome 14, ASM3797524v1, whole genome shotgun sequence genomic window carries:
- the LOC139979631 gene encoding uncharacterized protein, whose amino-acid sequence METRNTNQSLGDSPETPSRRTSGRRGRRGTGRGGRGRGGRGAGTPRLTAAAARQQVANQQQERTENIREMIHRVDSEQLRELVLQLMNSYPALFFDIWERQQHPQRMTIPDSPGWCTCERCREMPTVEERVCCLGTGDNCLSLRPEIDTVVIDPLVLGVARELRRAICGGNRGEEPNKANRHAAYRQFVLWHYGRLGNRNRRAVPSCVVWRIRSTFPDPHDNYVGYIPGRLL is encoded by the exons ATGGAAACAAGAAATACCAAT CAGTCCTTAGGTGATTCACCAGAAACACCATCAAGGAGGACATCTGGgagaaggggaaggaggggtACAGGCCGTGGAGGAAGGGGCCGTGGTGGAAGAGGTGCAGGTACGCCTCGGTTGACAGCAGCTGCAGCAAGACAGCAAGTTGCTAATCAACAGCAGGAGAGGACAGAAAATATCAGG GAAATGATACACAGAGTGGACTCTGAACAGCTGCGAGAGCTCGTTCTGCAGTTGATGAACAGCTACCCTGCTCTCTTTTTTGATATTTGGGAACGTCAGCAGCACCCACAGCGTATGACAATCCCAGACTCACCTGGCTGGTGCACTTGTGAGAGGTGCAGAGAAATGCCAACAGTAGAGGAACGGGTGTGCTGTCTAGGGACAGGTGACAACTGTCTCTCTCTTAGACCG GAAATTGATACTGTGGTAATTGACCCTTTGGTCCTTGGTGTCGCCCGAGAACTAAGAAGAGCCATCTGTGGCGGTAACAGAGGAGAAGAGCCCAACAAAGCCAATAGACATgctgcatacagacaatttgtaCTGTGGCATTATGGTCGCCTTGGCAACAGAAATAGGAGAGCAGTTCCCAGTTGTGTTGTCTGGCGGATCAGGTCCACTTTTCCTGACCCACATGATAACTATGTTGGGTACATTCCAGGTAGATTGctttaa
- the LOC139979997 gene encoding uncharacterized protein — MEANLQKRAKGKYKSLKNLTSLEKRKWRKTQKQRYEATRIHLGNQVERWTELKEKLGLKNDTEVARYLLDRVDSAYSPCKTPNIGLMTSTPVSSMSASSQDALPATTPFLSGETSSADQLNLSFDYTDVGDYIIPHDTPGSIDRDSDPDWDSGEEDADSSDMSVDLNVSHPEQPADLDLDTILSFAETDQSEDEDVDDGTGSEACAEDTLFITYKESLLQLLKDCRPKSCVRESCQSPPQEVTKFVGTAVGVKWICAHGHVSKIWHSQPKLKGNNAGDIAVSAAVILSGNNYAKIKMMFRFMNLGMCHSALHSYSQRTYTFPAIEAHWKQLQTELLLARKGKTVVIAGDGRNDSPGHCAQYCTYSVMDYETCDILDIQVVDKREADLKSTNMEKIAFLRALETLEKSDVKVEEVVTDAHPQIKSYLKGLEGTTHSFDVWHGAKNIGKKLSEAAKKARNRPLMPWISDITRHFWYCSQHADGSADTFFANWKGILHHVVGDHEWALGDGVSPACCQHGPLPASQKDLEPDSPAHAALREIVLDMNLIRNIKYYTKFRHTSALENFQSHVLVYAAKRFAYGPPSYKARNLLAGIDYQHHKGRRQAERDGEPVFTRNYSKSAGRWTCVPVMQKKTFKYIPELMKDVFRRRLIDNKSQRSHVVLAEDDPRRISGTIRPNQPPSVHQLLENHKSRMEASSSL; from the exons ATGGAAGCGAACTTACAGAAGCGCGCAAAAGGAAAATACAAGAGTTTGAAGAACCTTACTTCACTGGAAAAGAGAAAGTGGCGGAAGACTCAAAAGCAAAGGTATGAAGCCACCCGTATTCACCTAGGGAATCAAGTAGAAAGATGGACCGAACTGAAGGAGAAGTTGGGGCTGAAGAACGACACGGAGGTCGCTCGATATTTGCTAGATAG AGTTGACTCTGCATACTCTCCTTGCAAAACACCAAACATAGGCCTGATGACATCAACACCTGTGTCAAGTATGTCTGCTTCAAGTCAAGATGCACTGCCAGCTACAACACCATTTTTATCTGGAGAAACATCATCCGCTGACCAACTTAA tttaagtTTTGACTACACTGATGTTGGGGACTACATCATTCCACATGATACCCCAGGCTCAATTGACAGGGACTCTGACCCTGACTGGGATTCTGGTGAAGAAGATGCCGACTCCTCTGACATGAGTGTTGATCTCAACGTTAG TCATCCAGAACAACCAGCAGATTTGGACCTGGACACCATTCTTTCCTTTGCAGAGACTGATCAGTCTGAAGATGAGGATGTAGATGATGGGACAGGTTCAGAGGCATGTGCAGAAGATACTCTATTCATAACTTACAAGGAGTCCCTTTTGCAACTACTAAAGGATTGTAGACCTAAGTCTTGTGTTAGAGAATCTTGCCAGTCTCCTCCGCAAGAGGTCACAAAATTTGTCGGAACTGCTGTTGGTGTGAAATGG ATTTGTGCTCATGGACACGTGAGCAAGATTTGGCATTCTCAGCCAAAGCTTAAAGGGAATAATGCGGGAGATATAGCAGTCTCAGCTGCAGTTATACTGTCTGGAAATAACTACgcaaaaatcaaaatgatgTTTAGGTTTATGAACCTTGGTATGTGCCACTCTGCTCTCCACAGTTATAGCCAGAGGACTTACACCTTTCCGGCAATTGAGGCACACTGGAAGCAGCTTCAGACTGAGCTATTACTTGCAAGGAAAGGGAAAACAGTAGTTATCGCTG GTGACGGAAGGAATGACAGTCCTGGGCACTGTGCACAATACTGCACCTACAGTGTAATGGATTATGAAACCTGCGATATACTGGACATTCAGGTTGTTGACAAGAGGGAAGCTGACTTAAAGTCGACCAACATGGAAAAAATTGCTTTCTTACGAGCACTGGAGACGCTAGAGAAGAGCGATGTAAAGGTTGAGGAAGTAGTTACAGATGCTCACCCACAAATTAAATCTTACCTAA AGGGTCTTGAAGGAACCACTCATTCGTTTGACGTTTGGCATGGGGCAAAAAATATTGGCAAGAAATTGAGTGAG GCAGCAAAAAAGGCAAGGAACAGGCCACTCATGCCATGGATTAGTGACATAACAAGGCACTTTTGGTACTGCTCACAGCATGCAGATGGAAGTGCAGACACATTTTTT GCAAACTGGAAGGGAATTCTTCACCATGTTGTTGGAGATCATGAATGGGCTCTAGGTGATGGAGTTAGTCCAGCATGTTGCCAGCATGGACCTTTACCAGCTAGTCAGAAGGACCTTGAACCAGACTCTCCTGCACATGCAGCACTGAGAGAGATTGTGCTTGACATGAATCTTATAAGAAACATCAAATACTACACAAAGTTCAG ACACACATCAGCACTAGAAAATTTCCAGAGCCATGTGCTAGTTTATGCTGCCAAGCGGTTTGCCTATGG CCCTCCTTCGTATAAGGCTAGAAATTTGTTAGCTGGTATCGACTACCAACACCACAAAGGAAGACGACAAGCAGAAAGAGATGGGGAACCTGT tttcacaagaaattattcCAAATCTGCAGGTAGATGGACCTGTGTCCCAgtcatgcaaaaaaaaaccttcaagtACATTCCAGAACTAATGAAAGATGTATTCAGAAGGAGGCTCATTGATAATAAGTCCCAACGAAGTCATGTGGTTTTGGCAGAAGATGACCCCAGGCGCATCTCCGGGACTATACGCCCAAACCAACCACCATCTGTCCATCAACTTCTTGAAAATCACAAGAGCAGGATGGAAGCAAGTTCATCTCTTTAA